One Gossypium raimondii isolate GPD5lz chromosome 3, ASM2569854v1, whole genome shotgun sequence genomic window carries:
- the LOC105796222 gene encoding transcription factor bHLH52 translates to MVLSSYYSNCETDVQNLNSEPTHQITKAVQADDHHEQQQQHLQYYCDPPFELPLTFLDPCIDLNNNFLHPENYYSAPLLPYDPLITPYDNFSSYPCPKRHKLIEDHCLMPGFFDGVALNSCPQSMNGVYSLEGTHTVGNCKKISDEKCVSVQSIAARERRRKITKKTQELGKLVPGGTKMNTAEMLQAAFKYVKYLQAQLGILQLMNSFPENKEGNRKDKESMQIVTSSKVQEKLYIEEKCLVPKDFVLSLTTLSRPPLSDELTRLLSSSP, encoded by the exons ATGGTTTTAAGTTCATATTACTCCAACTGCGAAACCGATGTTCAGAATCTTAACTCGGAACCAACTCATCAAATTACAAAAGCAGTTCAAGCTGATGATCATCATGAACAACAACAACAGCATCTTCAATATTACTGTGATCCACCATTTGAGCTCCCTTTAACTTTTCTCGATCCTTGCATTGACCTAAACAACAATTTCCTTCACCCTGAAAACTACTACAGTGCCCCTCTACTCCCTTACGACCCTTTAATCACCCCATACGATAACTTCAGCTCTTATCCATGCCCTAAACGCCACAAACTCATCGAAGATCATTGTTTGATGCCTGGTTTCTTTGATGGGGTTGCTCTAAATTCATGCCCTCAAAGCATGAATGGTGTTTATAGCTTGGAAGGAACACACACAGTGGGAAACTGTAAGAAAATTAGCGATGAAAAGTGTGTGTCGGTACAAAGCATTGCGGCGAGAGAGCGGAGGAGGAAAATAACTAAGAAGACTCAAGAACTTGGCAAGCTTGTACCTGGTGGGACTAAAATGAACACTGCTGAAATGCTTCAAGCTGCTTTTAAATATGTCAAGTATTTACAAGCTCAACTTGGAATCCTTCAACTTATGAACTCCTTTCCA GAAAATAAGGAAGGGAATCGCAAGGACAAGGAAAGCATGCAAATTGTAACATCTTCAAAGGTACAAGAAAAGCTTTACATAGAAGAAAAGTGTTTGGTTCCAAAGGATTTTGTTCTGTCTTTGACAACACTTTCAAGGCCTCCACTCTCTGATGAACTCACTCGCCTTTTGTCTTCTTCACCTTAG